In Acomys russatus chromosome 13, mAcoRus1.1, whole genome shotgun sequence, the genomic stretch AGGCCAGGGCTCTTTCACTCTCAGGACCCTAGGTCTGTGTGAGAACCACAGAGCGGGAACGTCAGTCGTGAAGGAAGGCCACAGCAAGAACTTTCTGTCTGTCCTGCCCTTGGGATGTGGCTTTTATGACAGAAGCCATCACGTCAGACGATAGTATGCGTCACATCTTCTTCCGCACACCTGCACGTACAAATGAGATGTTAATCCCTGAAGTGGAGACTTAAAGGAAGGTCTGGGCACAAAGGAGACAGTTGTGCAAGACTGCACGGATGAGGTACAATTTCAGAGGGGTTTTGAAGCGTGCGTGGGAGGCCTCTCAACGGAAACTTTTCTACCAAGGACAAGACACAAAGCCCGAGGGCCAGGCACTGGTGAGCTGTGACTGGGGATCGAGTTAACCCATCTTTGGTTTGGAGACAtcagaaagagaacagaagcGGGCAGAGCCTGGACCACTTGGACAACCAAGGACTGGTGACCCACAAATCCCCAGGCAATCTGAGGGTGCAGCTCAACACAGAAACACGAGCTTACAAAAACACTATAGAgccttttggtatttttttttctttcaaaataaccCAATCGTGGTGTTTTTGACAACTATGTATTATTCTTCAGTGTTACACTGCAAGGTCACCGGGTTAGACATGCCTGGAGGTCCCTGTCTTAGCGAGTCCCCAACTAGTCTCCGTATGCCGCCTTTTAGAACTTTAATGACGCTAGCTGTGCGCATGGTTAGGAGAACTGGGTAAAAGACGCCCGAGAGTCTTGCAACAGCCTAGGTGAGGGAGGGTAAGGGCTTGAAGGAGGATAGTGGCTGTGGGAACGGAGAGGAGGATTTGGCTGTGACAGTCCTTCACTGAGTGCTTGCCGGTGTGCCAGGCCTTGTGGCAGGTCCTAAGGATCCACCAACACATGAGGGTAAAGGTTACAAGCCCTGGCTTGCCAATCAGAGCAGCTGCAGGCTGTACACATCACATCACCAGAGGTCACCTTCAGGTCCCTCTAATCCACGAGGAGGTCAGGGGCCACTCGAGGGTACAGCTTTTTAGGAAGCTTGTCCTAAGCTTGGCTAGGACTAGGACGGGCACtctcagtgagaagcagagaagtgacgggggagggggggacttcTTTAAATCTCAACGTTTACAGAATTTCATAAACAATAAACTGTAACGtaattttaaacatcatttgGATATTGATGTTAATTGTACCGTGGTCAGGCTGGTGCAGCTGCTCAGGGGTAAAGACCCTTGTCACCAAGTCTGTTCCTGGAACCCGCGTGTAGTGAGGGAAGCTCTCTGATCTCTCCGGATTCGTTAACACTGACTACAAAGCATCCCGCATTGCCACcaggggtgaagatgttttctttctttgttctttccatccgtccccaccccccccccaccacccctctttctgaggcagggtttcactctgtaacCCATCCCAGCAAAGGACTCACCACGTGGCTGAGGCTGGCTTCCCACTGACCTGGTCTTGCCTCAGGCGTCCAGGTCCTGTCTGCCTAAGTGAAGTCACATCTTGTCCTTATTGAGCTGTGGGGGGGATTAAACCTAGGACCTCCTGCACCTCAGGACAGAAATTCAAAGCGCCCCCCTCCTCCCCGGTAAAGTTTCTTAATGTGTATCCGAAGTTTTAGGGAACCCCTCACCTTCTAAATCACACCGGGCCTTTCATTTGCAGGGACAGGATGACTGCAGCTTGTGTCTCCTTACCTAACTTGCATGCTATCTTTGAGTCTTTATTATTGATCCATTCAGGGGCTGAGGGCTGCCCACAGGAAAGGAAGCCCCGGTGGCAGGGGAAATGGATTCCTAACACTGAGTGAGTTTTGAGTTTAGCGCTGTTGTGTTTGAAAGCAATCACAACCGAAATGGCTGCCCCTTCACTCACTCATCCGCACAGTATGAATGAGGATtggcacacacaacacacacacacacacacacacacacacacacacacacacacacacacacacacacgggactaTGGGACTGGCCTACATGTTGCCTGCTGGAGCTGTCCAGAGTGGcatttgaataaaaacaaaaagcagggaaGATGTTCAATTTACCCATCCAGATACTCCGGTGGGAGAGGGCAGAGGTGTGCTGCAGGCTGAAGAACTGGCACGGGGAGACTCTGTGGGAGGAAATGGTCCTCAGGAGCAAGCAGCCAGGGGGAAGGGCGGGCTGGGAGGAGGCCAAGAGCAAGCTAGACAGAGATTGCATCACCGTCTTGTCTGTCTTGTCTTCTTCCTAAGAGTCAGGTGGAAAACTTGATCACTAATTAGCAAAAATAGCAGTTGATTACCAAAGGCCACAGGATTTGAGGGACTCAGTTATCAACACCAGAAGAGGGGAGTTATTCAAATTCAACTGCAGGAAATCATGCATACACGTCATTAAAAAGCAAACTCAAAACCCTGTGTTTTGTTAACGTCTCTAGGCCGGCACTCCTGTGCCTTTTAGACTGCAGCACTGCCTGACTTGTCCACATGTCACTATTACCTGAGACAATTTCCCATCATGTGGGAATCCTAATTTGCAAGGAGATGGGGGTGCTGGAGTAATACATCTGCATCCTGGGGAGAATTCTGTAAAAAGCATTAatagcctccccctcccccctttccaattcatttattttggacCGTTTATAAATGTGTTGCTGGAAGTACTGTACAATCAAATAATATGGTCACTTCAAAAGGCCAAAGTCTGAGACCAGATCATTTTTCATGGGCGGATTGGTAAATAATTCtttaatatgttattttaaaacaacccATCCTTTTGCCCGGATTCATTTTACCCACCAGGCAAAATCCACCAATTATACCCCCGCCTGCTCCTTATTAGGAGGAATCCACTTTACTAATCTGCACGTGAGGCCGCGGCAGGGGATGCCCTAGCTGCGGGACCTACTTGCGCTCCCCaaatcaggaaggctgagaaactGCAGCGTCATCAGCTGCAGGAGGCCGAGTCCTTCGGGCCTGCGCAAGCGCACTGGGTtgcgcccccgccccctccccctcacgTGCGGCTCAGCGTGCGCGGTGACACGTGTGAAAGCACGCGACCACGCAGGGCCCACAGAGCAGAGGCTGTATTGTGAGTCCCGTTAAGGGAGggactggcgggggggggggggggggaaaggggggaaagggATGACATCATCTCCAACCTTGTCACTAGGCAACCTGAGAAGGCGTCTCCCTGCCTAGGCAAGCTCCGCGCAGCTCCCTTCTGACCCGGCTTTCAAATTAAATGAGCAGACCCGGAGCTCAGCAGTGTGTTATTACACTCAGTGTGCCTGCAGAGAGCCCAGGGGTTGGGTCACGTGAGGCTTGCACAGCTGCACTGTAGTATTGCTCCAGGTGGTTCACGCGAGCTCTCCCTAGATGTCCTGTGGGGTCTGGAGTCTGGGTGATGCCAGGGTTTAGGAGGGTTCCAGATGCCAAGAGCAACCCGGGCCTCCGgaaggggagatgggggaaggagcGGCCAGGCAGAGCTCAACAGGAAGGGCCGAATTTATCACCGACCTGCAGGGTGCTCACTACCTCTGTTCACCTCCACGCGGAAAGGCCCTGGAAATCGAACCCCAGCCAATGTTCACCCAAAATACCCTATATAAAAGCTGCAGCGAACTGTGAGGTGGCTACTAAGCACCTCACAAGCAAAAATGTAACAGATGCAGGAtgggttgactttttttttttttagccaagtGTGTGGTTCAGCAGTTTTAATCTCAtggagtttgaatccagcctAGATTAGTAATAGTGAGATGCACCctcccaacaccaccaccacctaagCTCCCTCCAAGGGGCTGCACAAATGGCTCCCTGGTTAAGAGccattgctcttccaaaggatggagttcagtccccaacatcCACACTGGGTAGCTCACAGCTCCAACTGTCAcaccagctctaggggatccagtgcccttttgTAGGCCTCTTCcggcaactgcacacacacacacacacacacacacacacacacacacaccaaacaaaaagaaaacaaaacaaaacaaaaaacaaccacacagtgccaggtggtggtgtcagatgtctttaattccagcacttgggaggcagaggcccggGATccctgtgaggttgaggccaccctggtctacagagcgagttccaggacagccaaggctacaaagagaaaaaccctgtctttaaaaaacaaaacaaaaaaacccaaacaaataattaaaaaaaaaaaaactttttaaaaaaagtaccaAAAATCCATGTCCTTTCCCCGCTTTCAATTGCTTGGCTCCAGGTCCCTTTAGTCAGAAAGCTCTTAGCTGAGTGAGGGCCAccaggggggagagggagaaacagaagccagATCATATAAAGACTTGAAAACCAGGAGCCACACATTTCTGGGTGTCTCCAAAGTCAGGGGGCAAAATAATTGAAGACTATAAAGGACTTTGGAACTGGCATCTTAGAATTTTGTCTCATGGGTACTGCTGTGTCAAAAGGTGACACCTGGACCGGCTCTCCCCTAGCTCTTGAAGTCCTTAATGGCCTGGCTCAGCTCATTTTAGGACAAACCTAAATCTCCACACTGAATCAACAAATCTGGTCCCAGTCTTGGTGGGCCGGCAGAGCTCCTGGCCTGCACCCACCCTTCAAGTTGTTTTTGAAGAAGCACTCCTCAGGATTCCTATTTCCTCTTTTGTCACTGAGTGGAGAGCTAGTCTTCAGAACCGGCCCCCCTTCTGTGAGGGCAAAGAAGTCACCATGGGGTGAGTCTGTTTCCTGTGTCTGCCCTGCAGAAGGcaaggcacacctgtgagatgCAGTGTCCCCCTCACTACACAACAGCAGCTCCTTTGGTAGGAGAGGGGCTAGGATCCCAGCTAGGGGCCACTCACACAGGAGATGCTGAAGCTGAGAGCCAGCACAGCAAGAAAGGTTTTAAGAGACAGAAATTAGGGACTAAACTAATCCAGTTTAGTATTACAAATGAAACGGAAAGCATAGCACAGGCTGCTCCTGAGTTCTCCTTATGAACTCTTGTCCTCTCTGCAAAACCCAGTCATTCGAAGCTTTCTCTCACTCACCTAGCCCAACCCGAGGACCTATCTCACGCACCGTTGCATGGTCGATGTCACTGTGCAATTTGTTTTAGTATCATTCTGTGAACCCATGACCCTGAGATACGGAGGTTAGCCAACTCTCACCATACTCTtgtataaagagagagagaaaaataaatttattgctCCCATCTTGAACCCGTGGCTCAAGAGGAAAAGGACTGTATGCAGTGAGCCCTGAAGCTCCTCCCCAGAAGCTCTCTGCCCATGGCTGTCCCTGAACACAACTGCACGCCCAACCCTGACAGTTCTCACTGACCTGCAAGAAAGAAGCATCCAGCCAATAAAATAACTTATTCCCCACACGAGAACATTCTTACTGTTGCTGTTGTCTGAAACCACTAGCATATGGCTTTTATTTTTGCATAATGAATTAGCGGAAAGGTACATAGAATACTTCAAGTATTTCAAGTAATCTGATACGAAACACTGCTGGGAATCTGCAGGTTTTTAGAGACCATCGCTGAGGATATAAGCTCATCTGATTTACTTCCAGCAGCACCTTTGGGGCCTCTGTCTGAACCCACTTACTCCCATTTTAGACACACAATGCAAATGGGTGTGGTCTTGTCCCAGCCCACAGGAAACCAAATGATCAGGTAAGCTTTAGGGGTGGTTCTCTGACCCTGAGAAGTGACAGTTGGCATACTGGCTGGGGATGGAGGCTGAAAGAGGCAGCCTGGAGCAGCAGAGGTAgccggaggcagaggcatctggaTCTTTAGGAGTTTGACAACAATGTCCTCTATacaggagttccaggctagcttgtgCGCATAATGagacctcaaaataaatatataacctGACATAATCTGTATGGATGAGCCCAAGTGCAAACACTGCATTCAAAATGTAGTAGTGACAGTTCACTCCCCAGGGTGTTAGGAAATACTCAGTACACAcagggtgttttcttttctttctttcttttttttagtttttcgagacagggcttctttgtgtagccctggctggcctcgaactcaaagagatcctcctgcctctgcctcccgagtgctagaaataaaagtgtgtgccaccatgcccggctgcacaGGATGTTTTCGAGAGCATGTTGAGGCGTTCCAGAGGATAGATGAAATAAACTTTAGTACGTGGACCCACTAAGTATTtcaatggaaagagaaaacagcattAATCTAGAACCTTCAGTTGTTTGTGGGGGTACCTCTAgattcagagttttaaaatatcaGCTCTTtgtatagttttatttgtttgcagtTTGCTCCAAAGTGCAATACAATTTTAAGACAGCAATGGAACTTTTAAGAATAGCACATTTGCAGTGCAAATCCCCCTCTACCCCAGAAGATGTGATTTTCTGTCATTTCCTCTATTCAGACTCACCCTTGAGAAGCTGGCACTTGAAATGGGTGTGAGCACAAATTGTAAATCTACCTAGAACGTGCTTAAACTAACATGAAAACAGTTGGTAGAGGGCCTCAATATCTTGATTTgaaggctcagtgggttaaaaaaaatttagtaagCGATATGTTGCTtgctgagagggaaaaaaaaaatgcctctttcACATAAGGAAGCCAGTCTTAATTCACTCTGTTCATTTCTACCTGAAACAAAAAGCCTTTATGGTCTGTTTGCCCAGCCCTGCTTCCAACATCTCCCCCAGGGATCAGTCACCTCTCGTGGAGAGAACACTGACCAGTGACAGCAGACCAGTCTAAGGCCTGTCCCCACATGATAGGAAGACAATGTGCTGGCCTCAGCAGTCAGCAGCAGCTTTAAGTGAAAGCGGTTTCAAAGCATGGAAGGAGGATGCAGGTCAGAGTTTCACAGCCCTGCTGTCTGACACCTTGAAAAAGCAAAGTttggctgggtagtggtggtatTTATAAATTCAATACAAAGTTTTTCTAAGTCCGTTTATGCAAAATTGATGAACATTAACTGCATTAGTGAGTAAAGATTCATTGTTGTAAGTTGGGAAATCACATGATCTACTAAGTTCAGTTGATGTTTCAAATCTGCAGACACAGATACTTCTTTAGTGGATGCTAATGATTCTGTTAATTCATTAAAGTCAACCAATGATTCAGAGGATAGTTTCCCAAGGCTGAGGGCCCAGGCTAGTGGCAGCACTCTGGCCCAGCTcgcccgaggtcctgagttctacaCCTAGAAACACACAAGATCACACTTTCAGATGTAATATACAAggtactatttttattttctgccctAACTTCGTAATTTTATCACGTTACTATATATAATTTCAGACTAAATGGGTGACCTGTAAAACctgggcaaaaaaaaattttaaaaagcttttattgCATATTATAAAATTGTGCAAGTGCCAACTGTTGTATCTTCTTGTCAGTCACAACAGTAATCGCGATAAAATGTAGGTCAAAATACTTAAAatgctggtttttaaaaaaaatctatgattttAGTTGCGAGCAAGTAATCATTCTAACAACTGACATTACCAATGTTCACAAACCCTTCTTTTTAAAGGttgaattttgtttcctttgcacCTGTGAGTGGGTGGTTTGCTGTTTCAGGAGCTTCACCCAGTCAAAATGAGCATGCCTGTGCAGACCTCTGCAGTGAGAGACAGCACCTGAGCAAGAGCGGCCCAGCCCCTGCGTGGCCCTGACTCTTTCCTTATACAATTCAGGAGGCTGTAGCTTTGGTTTACCAGGCCTAGTCAGCTCATCACAGTCAGCAGAGGGAGCACTTTCCCTGCATAGAAACTGTCACTTAAAAATGCCAGAAATCGTGGGGTtcaacaacccctcccccaaaaaaaccaaagtgggCGGCCTTCCATTCATCTCAACTCACAGTTTTGATCATACACTTGAGAAAAGTCTAGAAATGATTTCCTGAACTCCAAGGCAATGTCTCACAACAGGGTTATTTTGTAAAAAGTTAGGGAGGCAAACTATATCCCTCCTGGTACTGGGTTTCAGACCTGGGTGGAAGAGAAACACCAGACCACACAAGAGAGGCTATCCGAGGTCACAGAGCCAAACCTGGTCCAtcataaagaacattagcaaaccCGGATAAGTCGGACAAACCCCCAGTGACTGCCAGGCTATTccttttgtagtttttattaaGATACACTGGGGGCAAGTGGAGACACAGGGCCAGACCAGGAGTGTCCCTAGAGAAACCAATGagaataaaccaaaccaaacagacagggggaaaaaaaagtctgagaACCCTGGTGAGTTCTTGTTCTTATAGTCAGCAGTCTCTGGAAACTAACCcagtattatttaattattagaCAACCCCATATCATATATAAAGTCTTTATTCCTTAGTAAGAATTTTTAAGTCACAAAATAGTGTGGCAACATTTAGGTAATAGAATTTATGAAGTGCTGAAAATACTAGAATATAAAGATagtttctagtttatttttacatactaaACTTGTCTAAACCAGCTGGTTTCTTGcagataatatttatttattgtttaataatTTAAGACAGCGTAAGCTTGCACCAAGCAATATAAGCATCGTAACCAAAGTGCAAACATCTCACCACGTCCTCCCCAAAAGATACTTTAACTCAAAATATCATTAGGACATATCTTCTCCCTACAAAAATAGCATGTCAGACATCATTAATTGGGTGTATTAACAGCTATGTACATACAGCCGCCTTAGCAGGCTAAGAGTTTAACGTTGTTTAAACACAGCGTTTGAGGCAAacagtagcaacagcagcagcagcaaacagacCCAGCCGACTCACAGACCCAGATGACTTTATTCACTCCAGACTGGTGTGTCTCACTCCTTACATAACATTCAAGTGCGATTTCTCAGTGCTACCTTGGCAACAAACTAAAAATATCTAGACAAGGTCTTGgtttatgctttattttaaaaaagcgtTCTTTCTGATTATCTGGTGTCTGGTTTGGTCTCCAGAAAAATACAAACGGGGCCTTCCCTCCACATCTTCCAACCGTAGGGGACCCCCTGCCCGTCCCTCCACTTCTGTCATCTAAGAACTCTAGGACAAATCAATGTGTTTGGGCTTTCCTTTTTCCAGCCCTGCgcacttttaaaaaggaaaaaaaaaaacacgcacccccttctctctctctctctctctctctctctctctctctctctctctctctctctcacacacacacacacacacacacacacacacacacacacacacaccagtaacgTTACAAAATTTTGGAACCATGATGGGTGAAATACTGAGCAGCGGGGAGTGACTATGCATCAGAGACACAAATATACAACCTATGGCATGTATGGGTGAATTGAGAAATTAAAAGTGGAGCGAAGGGTTTGAGGTCAATTTGTCAATAAAGTGCGAGCAAAGGCTCCAAGGGCTCCAACTTCCCTCTTCCAGTTCCCAACCTGACATAGTGGAGGAAAGTGGCCCAACTCCAGTTTCTCCCAACAAGTGCAAGGAGTAAAAGACACCACTCCAGCCACCTCTCATCAGGCCCAAAGGCAGCTTCACTTCTTTGAAAAATAGGTACCTTTCAAAAACCAGAACAATACAAAATACTGACTCGTCAATTTAACTCTCAGAGACCCTCAGATAATTCGAGTGCCTCCTAGAGAGACAGGAGACACACATGTTGTTCCAGGACCTAGGGTCTAAGGTAGCAGGCACTCTTAACTGGTTCCACCCGGCTCTCCCACCCAACAGACTCCTAGAACCAGGGTCTGTAGCTGGAAAGAGGAGACAAGGACTAAATTTACGAAGGGAGGGTAAAAGAACATTACCAGTATTTCTGGGAGAGACTCTGTGACAGCGGGAATGGGAAAGGGGGTGTGAGCGGGTAGAGGGTGGGGCGGCAAAAGGGTGAGAAACGGGCAAAAAACGGGAACTCCAAATGTAACACAGAACACCTGTTTTTGTCCTAAGCCCGTGGAGCATCTTCCTCCCTGGCACGCGTTAGGAAACGTTTGAACTTGGAAACCTGGCGACTCCTCGGGAGGCCCCTGCACCTGCTCAGGAGGGTAAGCATGGCTCAGGGGGTGTCCTTGGCCTGCTGCGAGGCATCTTCCTGAGAGCTCTCGGGGTTCACGGCGCGGGGCAGGTGGGTGCGGCTGTGCGCGTGCTGGGGATGCAGCGGCCCCGGGGGCGCCACCTCGTGCGCCAAGAGGGGGGTACCGGCGGCCGCGCCTGCTTTCTCCGGAGGCGGCGACAACACGGAGGACAAGCAGGggaaggcggcggcggcggcagcggcagcggcggcggcggggatGCCGGGATACAGCAGCGGGAAGGGCGCGGCCGCCGCGGGGTACAGATACTTGTCCAGGCCGCTCTTGTCCAGCCAGGGCTGTACGTAGGCGGCGGCGGCGGACGGCGACAGCAGGTAGAAGGGCAGGCAAAAGGGCGCGGCGGCGGGCTGCGCAAAGGGCGCGCCCCCGCCCAACGCCACGAGCGAGCCAAGCAGCGCGGGCTCCGGACCCAGGAGCGCGCCGCGCGCCTCCAGCTTCGGCCTCTTGGGTGCAGGCGATGGGTCCCCGGGTGGCTCCTGCTTGACCGCAGCGCGGCCTTGCTCCGCCTCGCCTCCGTAGCCGCTGTCGGTGTCCGTGTCGTGCTCGGGCTCGGTGCCGGGCTGAGTCCGCTGGATGACCGGCACGCAGCGGGCCGCGCGCTCGGGACCCGGGGCGGCCGCAGCCCCCGCGCTGCAGGGCGCGCGTACCGGGCCCCTGCCCGGGGGCACCTGTGGCGTCAGGAGCTGAGTGGCCACGGCGTGCAGGTGGCTGACGAGCTGTGCGCAGCGCGGCTCCCTGGGCGTCCAGCTCTCAAAGCGTGCGAGGTATTGCAAGACTTCTTTGGCGCAGGTTTGAAACCCCGAGTGGAAA encodes the following:
- the Bhlhe41 gene encoding class E basic helix-loop-helix protein 41, with protein sequence MDEGIPHLQERQLLEHRDFIGLDYSSLYMCKPKRSLKRDDTKDTYKLPHRLIEKKRRDRINECIAQLKDLLPEHLKLTTLGHLEKAVVLELTLKHLKALTALTEQQHQKIIALQNGERSLKSPVQADLDAFHSGFQTCAKEVLQYLARFESWTPREPRCAQLVSHLHAVATQLLTPQVPPGRGPVRAPCSAGAAAAPGPERAARCVPVIQRTQPGTEPEHDTDTDSGYGGEAEQGRAAVKQEPPGDPSPAPKRPKLEARGALLGPEPALLGSLVALGGGAPFAQPAAAPFCLPFYLLSPSAAAAYVQPWLDKSGLDKYLYPAAAAPFPLLYPGIPAAAAAAAAAAAFPCLSSVLSPPPEKAGAAAGTPLLAHEVAPPGPLHPQHAHSRTHLPRAVNPESSQEDASQQAKDTP